The sequence AATGCATCTGCAGCTGTGACAGCAATAAACAAAGGTAAGAACTTGAAAATACCTGTTGATAGTGCTGTAAGCATAACGTAAGTTAATGATTTATCAGAGATAACACCGTACATTTCTAACGTCATGACTAATGCCATAATAATACCTGCACCTGTCAATACACCGATATATGGTGTAAAGAACGACGCGATGACAGCTAATAAACCACTTAATGATTTTTTAGAAGGCGTATCCGACTCATTACTATCTTTCGCTTCTTTATTGTTAACATTGAAGTTGGCTTCGATTGAGCTGAACACATCATTGACTTCTGCCCCAATAACCACTTGATATTGTCCGCCTGCTTGAACGACTGACATTACCTTATCAATATCTTGTAATACTTCTTTATTAGCCTTTGACTCGTCTTTCAATACAAAACGTAGTCGTGTTGCACAATGTACAACTGATTTAACATTTTGTTCACCACCGACATTGTCGATGATTTTGGTAGCAATACCTTTGTATTTATCTGCCATTTTTTATACCCTCCTATTATGTTATCAAATAGAAAATCACCTTTTTCAGAGCAAAAAAAATAACCAAAGCTACCCGACATTATATCGAGTAAAACTTTGGTTATGCCTGATCGAATCAGTAACAGTCCATTTATATATGAAATCAGTTCCATCTGTAACCGATTTCTTTACTACGTTAGTATAACTGAATTCAAATATAATATCAATTCACATTTCGATGAATATGTATCATTAGATAAAATTTTTCATCAATATTCAAATTCCAACCATACATTTCGTTTAAATAGTGCTCAATTTTATTGACACACTGATATTCTGAAACATAACGTTCTTTAAAAAGCTGATACATTTCGCTTTCTTTTTCAGAAGAATCTTCACCGCTCAAGTGTCGAATAACAAAATATTTGAGATGGGTGATAAAACGCTGATACATAAATGATTCTTCATCAAACTCAACATTATAATGGTATTTTACAATATTCAACACATTTGTCAAAATCAGCATAACTGAAGTAGTTTCATGAAAATTCGATCGACCAATTTCATCATTGATAAAGTGCATTGCGATTGAACTCGCTTCATCTTTGGGAATAATAAGACCGGTCTGTTTCTCAATGTAGCGAATGGCTTCTAATCCAATTTCATAATGTAGCGGGAAAAAATGTTTTATTTCCCAATTCAAGGGGTTTGTTATTTCCATCTTTTGTTCTAAGCGCTCTATTGCAAACGATATATGATCTGCTAAAGTTAAGAACACTGACATGTTCAATTGTTTACTGAGTATACGTTCACCGATATTTACTACAGCATGTGTGTATTCAATTACCTCTGGTGAAAAACTTTGCAGTAAATCAATTGTTGTATCTTGTGGTACCTTATAAATTTTTTCTATTTTTGTCGAATCTTCTAATTGATAAGGTGTTTTTGGAAAGCCGATGCCCTTACCTGCAACAATAACCTCTTGCCCTGTATCATTGAGTGCCATCGCAAAATTATTGTTTATTTTTTTGATAATCTTCATTGCATCAGTACCACCTTTCTGACTATTTGAAGGAATTATCTTTTCACTTCATTTTTAACCATATGAAGTTAATTTTATACATCCACTTTTTTTTTGTCAATTTTTTATTACGCGTGACAAAACGAAACAGGTTACAACGCTATACCTGTCTCATTATTATTTTCCCACAAAAAAAGAGAATACTAAAGGGGATTAGTATTCTCTAGGGAATAAGGGATATTTTTTAAAGGGATAATTATTATAGGGAAATAATTATATTCTAAGTATACTATATTTTTTGTTATATATTATTCCAAAAAAGGTAATCTAGGGCGCACTTTTTGAAAAAAAAAAAAAAACGTGCTGCACTATTTTATTTCAACGAGTGCATGAACACTTTATATGCTTATTTATCTCGGCTCTATAATTTATGCTGTTGATGATTCTTAGTGAAAAATAGCAATAAAATTAAATCGCATAAAAAATTTATAAGCGATGAATTAAAATTATCAGCAACCTCCCCTAACTGAAATACGACTTCCAAAATCAGATGAATCGATAGAATAGTAACTATTAGAAAGATATTAAAAAATGGAGTAGTACTCTCAAGATATAAAAAAATGGATTGGTACTCGCTTTCGCTCCGTCCCATACTGGCCTTGTATGCTCATGTCTTCGCAACAATGTCAGCACCCATACTGTTCTCGTAAGCGAATAAATTCGCTACGAGAACAGTAAAAAAGAGAGAATGGCTAAAGGGGATTAGCATTCTCTCAGAAATAAGGGATATTTTTTAAGGGATAATTATTATAGGGAAATAATTATATACTAAGTATACTATATTTTTTCGCGTCCGTATTTTCAATAATAGTCTTTTAAGAAGCAATTTTTGAAAATATTTAATGATCAGCTACTAAAATAACATCCCTTATAAAATCCTATTAAATTATCGTTAGTTTTTCTTAACGAACTCTGATTTTAACTTCATTGGTCCAAAACCATCAATTTTACAATCAATGTTATGGTCCCCCTCAACGAGACGGATACTTTTAACTTTAGTTCCTAATTTCAAATCAGATTGAGCACCCTTAACTTTAAGATTTTTAATAACAGTCACCGAATCTCCATCAGCTAGTAGGTTGCCATTCACATCTTTTACAACCAAGCCTTCTTCAGTTGTTTCAGTTGTCGTTTCATTGTTCCATTCAAACGCACATTCAGGACAAACGAAATTGCCACGATCTTCATAAGTATATTCTGATTGGCACTCAGGACAGTTTGGTAAATTACTCATTGTAGCCTCCTAATTAGTTCATTTTATTTAACACTTACTATCTATTATACCTAATAGCTCAATAAATTCAAATCCACTTTTATGATTATTCACTAGTTAAACAGCTGTAATAGCTTATTTGTTTGACTTACTCCAAAATCTGTCACATTTTCCCTATAAAACAATCATGACCTTACATTATAATAACAAGGTCGTGTATAATGAAAGCGTGAACATTTTATGCAGAATCTACGCTTTAAAGGAGTGCAAACAATGGAAAATAAACTCATATTTATGGATGTTGATGGTACCTTATGCAACCCCTCAGGTATTGTACCTGACTCTGCCAAAACGGCAATTAAAACAGCTCGCTCTAACGGTCACAAGATATTTCTTTGTACCGGGCGCTCTAAACCTGAAATCATTGATGAAATTCTAGCAGTTGGTTTTGATGGTGTCATTGGTGCTGGTGGTGGTTATATCGAAATTAAAAACACTGTTTTAGAGCATAAACTGATGCCAGAAAAAGATGTCCGAGATATCATCGATTATTTTGAAAAGCATACTATCGGTTATTATATTGAGTCTAATAGCGGTCTCTTTGGTAGCGCTAATTGTCTTTCCTCAATCATCTCTCAAATCTCAAATGGTGCGATAGAAGGTAGTGTTGAATACGAACAAGCAATCGCTGAATTTGATTGGTTCAAGAAAATACTAGATGATAATGCAGGCAAAGCCATTGATTACGGTTTTGTTAATAAGATCTCTTTTATTAGTAACGGTCATCCGTATGACGCAGTTGCTTCTAAATTTGGCGATACTTTCCAAATGCATCGGACAACAGTGGCACAGTTTGGCCCTCAAAGTGGCGAAGTGTCCATTAAAGATGTCAATAAAGCCACTGCTATTGCAACAGTTTTAGATGAATTAGACATTGATATTAAGCATACCCTTGGTTATGGTGATGGGAATAATGATATCGATATGTTCAATGCGGTTGCACATGGTGTCGCAATGGAAAATGCCACGCCCTCTTTAAAAGCACTTTCACATGAAATTACCCCAACAGCAGATGATCATGGAATTGCTCTCAGTTTCAAAAAAAACGGCTTCATTTAAAGAAGACCTCTAAAAAGGAGTTTTTGTATCATGCCAACGTTCAAACAACTTAATGCACAAAAAGCTGCACTTGCGCTTTCACCAAAATTTCAGTTTAGTACAGTAACTGCTGATTCTATTTCAGAAGATGCCGGTGTTTATTTTATCGCCCGTCCCACAATTAGCAAGTATGGTGAAAAACATGAACAAATCCTTTATATTGGGCAAAGTAATAATTTACGGCATCATCTTTATGTCGAGCAATTTATTGGTCACACTGATACTGCCCGTTTGAAAAAAAGACTCATTGCCGATTATGATTATCCCGAAATAATGACCTTTGAACACGCCCAAAAGTTTTTAACCGACAACTGTTATTTTAAATATCACCTCGTTGAAACACCACGTGACCGCTCATTTTTAGAACATGGATTAAAATTTTCCTTATCACCCATGTACTTAGAGTGAAAGCACCTTCACCTACTTTCAAACATGTAAAGTGCGAGAAAATAAATAAAAGCAAAAACAAACGTTTAACTACAAAGAAATTGGAGAAAATAAAACTTTGATTCTTTTTATCACAATGTTATTTTTGAAATTTCACTGTAGTTGTTTGGCTTTTACTGGAGAAAAAATAAAAGTGAAAAAAGACGGTCAGAACTAAAGAGATTGGAGAAAATAAAAGGCGTGAACTATCTATTAAATCGTCACTAGATAAAAAAACAAAAACACGGTACATTCACTGACCATGTTTTTGCGCGTTGTGAAATTATTATAAAGATACATTCGGCTATTTTGTTCAACTATATTAGTTTTATCTAACATTCTTTAGTGACCTTCGATTTGTTATTATTTTTAGCATATTGCATAAACTCGCTAGGCAGTATATGTGTGTATTTTTTAAAGATATCAATAAAGTAGCGATAATTGCTGAATCCGACATCCAATGCAATTGTACTGATTTTATCTTCACCTTTTTCTAATAATAAGATTGCCTGTGAAATACGATACCGATTGAGATAATCATTAAAAGTGTAGCCCGTAATTGCCTTGAATTTTTGATTAAGATACGTTTTACTTCTTCCCAGTTCATCAGCAATATCTTGCACGCTGATTTTTTCATCATAACGCTCTTCAATCAAAGCTAATAATGCTCTGATACTTTTTGATGGCTGTACGGCTGCCTCTGTCTGTTTAAAGACAAATAATTCACGTTCACTTACTTCATGAATCTTTTCTTTAAACGTTTGATATTGACGTTTTAGCAATAGAGATTCCTTACAACGGTGGAGTGCCTGTATTAATTCCTCATGATCTAATGGTTTTAAAAGATAGTCTGTCACACCATACTTAATCGCTTGCTTAGCCTTTTCAAAATCGTTGTAACCTGAAATAATAATCGTCGCAAACACTTGTTTTTCTATTTGGCAACGTTGTAATACTTCAAGACCATTCAACAATGGCATGTTGATATCCAATAAAACGATATCTGGTGCCAATGTCTTTATTTGACTAACTGCCATTTCACCATCACTCGCTTCACCAACAATACGACAGTCTATTTTAGCCCAATTAATACTCATTTTAACACCTTCGCGCATAATATCTTCGTCTTCAATCAGCAACACTTTATACATGCTTTTCACCCTTTGCGATTGGCAATACGAGTCGAACACTAGTCCCTTCACCTAATTGGGATTGTATCGTTAATCCATAGTTTTCACCGTGAAGTAAGACTATTTTACGATGGGTATTATACACTCCGATTCGATCGCCATTATTTAGTGGTTCATGTAACGTTTCAGTGATTTCACGTAGCTTTTCAGGTGCAATCCCATGGCCATTATCGACAACAAGTAAATGTAATTCCTCACCTACTTGCTCAACCGTAATCGTAATCATCAATTGAAGTTGCTTTTCATAACCGTATTTTATAGCATTTTCAACTAACGGTTGTAATAATAGTTTTGGAATTTCAATATCATGCAAATCGTCTGGAAGATTTACTTTATAGTGTAAACGATCATTATAGCGGTAGGCGTGTAATTTCAAATAATCTGCGATGTAATCCATATCTTTTTTCAATGTCGCATGCTGTTCACCTTGATTAATACTATATCGTAAAATGCGTGACAAAGTCAGAATAATACGCTGCGCTTTTTCTTCATCTACTCTCATAGTATAACGAATCGTTTCAAGCATGTTAAAAAGAAAATGGGGATTGAATTGACTTTGAAGAAATCTAATTTCATCTCGTTGCAAAATATATGTGAGTTCCTGGTTGCGTAATAACAATAAATCAAGGCTTTTCAACATCTCGTTGTAACGATGCGCTAACTTTTCAAATTCATCACCTGTAGGTATTTCTACATAATTATTCAATTCACCACTTTTCAAATGATCCAGCGCATTCATCATTGTATTGAGCGCCATCGAGTGTTGGACTGACATTCTTCTAGATAAATAATGGAGCAAAATAAATAGTACGCCACTTGAAATTGTGGTAAACAGTACATAAAAAATAAATAACTCCTGATAATTAGGGCTAGCAATTAAGGAATACACCCGAAGCGGATAGGCCATCGCAACTTGTTCATTCATATAATAGGCTTTATTTCCCAGTTGAACGCGTTGTCCGTGTTCTCGTTTATACGTGAATTTCCCCATTAAACCTTTGACACTATTACTGTTTGAGACAATCACACGATCATATTTATCTGTTACAACTAACACATCCGCTTTGTTGCCAAAAAACATGCGTTGAAAATCCTCATCTTTCAATCGTACAACGAGATAACCAATAATTTCACCTTGATCTTTTACTGCTTGTGAAAGTAATAACACGGTCTTTTTATTGTGTGCTAAATTTTTTGTTTCCGCTTCAATTATCAATTGATCAGAGCGAGACCATCGCTTCAGTCGATAACTAGATATATCTAAGGACGTGCTATCTTCTAACATGGCTGAAGATAAACCTTGTCCTTGAGAATCAACTAATTGAAAAACACTTTGAACTTGTTGTTGGCTATTGAACGCATAAAAAGCGGCAAAAACCTTGTTGCTGTGCTGCTTATATTTCAGATAATTGATAACTGCTTGATTTTTAGCTAATTCATCAAACCCAGTTTCATAATTCCGGAGCACTTTACTAATATCTGCTACTGTTGTTTCACCCACTTTTTCAGCATCATGACTTACTTTCCAAGCAGAGAAGCTAAAAAGTCCAATGCCAAAAACAATAAACAAAAAGATAATCGGGATCAGTGTATATTTTAAAAATAGTACACGTGTCTGTTCTTTAAAATTACGTACCTTTTTCGACATCACTGATTCCCCTTTAAATTACATTGATATCTCTTTTTTACCAGTTAACTTGAAGAAAATCAATAGCGAAATTACTGTAATGGCTGTCAATATCGTTGATAACGCTGCAGCTGTACCATAGTTTCCTCGAATAACTTCTGTATAAATAGCGACTGACATCGTACGCGTACCGGATGTATACAAAATAATCGTCGTGCTCAATTCTGTAATAATAGTCACCCAACTTAAAATTGCCCCGGAAATAACACCTGGAAGCATCATTGGAAACGTAACTTTAAAGAATGTTTTGAGATTTGAAGCTCCTAAACTGGTTGCAGCTTCTTCAATACTAGGGCTAATTTGATGTACAATTGCTGCACTCGACCTTATGGTATAAGGCAAGCGTCGAATCACAAATGAGATAATTAAAATCATCGCTGTCCCGCTTAATAATAGTGGTGGTTTATTAAACGTTAGTAACAAGGCGATACCCATTACCGACCCCGGTACAATATAAGGAATCATTGAAACCACATCGAGTGAGTTTGTTAAAACATTGCGTCGTCTCACTGTTACATAAGCGATTAGTACAGCAATTAAAATAACAAAAATAATCGCAACAACGGCTAATGAGAATGTATTTTTAATTGCATCACCCGAACGATCCAGTGCGAGTTTAAAGCTATCTAACGAGTAACCTTTTACAAATATACGGCCTGACGTTTTAAGGAATGCTGTATAAATGACTGTTAGTTGCGGGGCAATTGCTGCAATAATAAAACCGTAAATATAAACATGAGCTAAAATGCTTTTCCAACCGGTTACTTTCTTGGCTTCAATTGGATGCAGAGCACTCATCGAGAATGATTTTCTATTTGTAATGTACTTCTGAATTAAGAATATTGTGATAGCAAAGATGATAACAATGATACTAATGGCCGCTGCAAACCCATCATCGCCACCCATTTCACTGATAAATTCATTGAAGATCAACACAGGGATTGTACGGTATCCCTCACCAATTAACATCGGTGTCCCAAAATCTGCCAATGCGCGCATAAATACCAACAAGGCTCCTGCTAATAAGGTTGGTAATATCAATGGGAAAATTATTTTCCACATTTTACGTAATCCTGTACATCCCATACTTTCTGCGGCTTCGATAATTGAATTGTC comes from Brochothrix thermosphacta DSM 20171 = FSL F6-1036 and encodes:
- a CDS encoding PRD domain-containing protein, which gives rise to MKIIKKINNNFAMALNDTGQEVIVAGKGIGFPKTPYQLEDSTKIEKIYKVPQDTTIDLLQSFSPEVIEYTHAVVNIGERILSKQLNMSVFLTLADHISFAIERLEQKMEITNPLNWEIKHFFPLHYEIGLEAIRYIEKQTGLIIPKDEASSIAMHFINDEIGRSNFHETTSVMLILTNVLNIVKYHYNVEFDEESFMYQRFITHLKYFVIRHLSGEDSSEKESEMYQLFKERYVSEYQCVNKIEHYLNEMYGWNLNIDEKFYLMIHIHRNVN
- a CDS encoding zinc ribbon domain-containing protein YjdM, translated to MSNLPNCPECQSEYTYEDRGNFVCPECAFEWNNETTTETTEEGLVVKDVNGNLLADGDSVTVIKNLKVKGAQSDLKLGTKVKSIRLVEGDHNIDCKIDGFGPMKLKSEFVKKN
- a CDS encoding Cof-type HAD-IIB family hydrolase, with translation MENKLIFMDVDGTLCNPSGIVPDSAKTAIKTARSNGHKIFLCTGRSKPEIIDEILAVGFDGVIGAGGGYIEIKNTVLEHKLMPEKDVRDIIDYFEKHTIGYYIESNSGLFGSANCLSSIISQISNGAIEGSVEYEQAIAEFDWFKKILDDNAGKAIDYGFVNKISFISNGHPYDAVASKFGDTFQMHRTTVAQFGPQSGEVSIKDVNKATAIATVLDELDIDIKHTLGYGDGNNDIDMFNAVAHGVAMENATPSLKALSHEITPTADDHGIALSFKKNGFI
- a CDS encoding response regulator transcription factor — encoded protein: MYKVLLIEDEDIMREGVKMSINWAKIDCRIVGEASDGEMAVSQIKTLAPDIVLLDINMPLLNGLEVLQRCQIEKQVFATIIISGYNDFEKAKQAIKYGVTDYLLKPLDHEELIQALHRCKESLLLKRQYQTFKEKIHEVSERELFVFKQTEAAVQPSKSIRALLALIEERYDEKISVQDIADELGRSKTYLNQKFKAITGYTFNDYLNRYRISQAILLLEKGEDKISTIALDVGFSNYRYFIDIFKKYTHILPSEFMQYAKNNNKSKVTKEC
- a CDS encoding sensor histidine kinase; the protein is MSKKVRNFKEQTRVLFLKYTLIPIIFLFIVFGIGLFSFSAWKVSHDAEKVGETTVADISKVLRNYETGFDELAKNQAVINYLKYKQHSNKVFAAFYAFNSQQQVQSVFQLVDSQGQGLSSAMLEDSTSLDISSYRLKRWSRSDQLIIEAETKNLAHNKKTVLLLSQAVKDQGEIIGYLVVRLKDEDFQRMFFGNKADVLVVTDKYDRVIVSNSNSVKGLMGKFTYKREHGQRVQLGNKAYYMNEQVAMAYPLRVYSLIASPNYQELFIFYVLFTTISSGVLFILLHYLSRRMSVQHSMALNTMMNALDHLKSGELNNYVEIPTGDEFEKLAHRYNEMLKSLDLLLLRNQELTYILQRDEIRFLQSQFNPHFLFNMLETIRYTMRVDEEKAQRIILTLSRILRYSINQGEQHATLKKDMDYIADYLKLHAYRYNDRLHYKVNLPDDLHDIEIPKLLLQPLVENAIKYGYEKQLQLMITITVEQVGEELHLLVVDNGHGIAPEKLREITETLHEPLNNGDRIGVYNTHRKIVLLHGENYGLTIQSQLGEGTSVRLVLPIAKGEKHV
- a CDS encoding ABC transporter permease yields the protein MFNKGRKKDIWTYVTIGILLLYFVMLVFPLFTLLKAGFSDGTSGGFSLAYFSKFFGANYYYDALFNSVKVTVSVTLLSVILATPLAYLMTTIKIKGKVYLQILILVSSMAPPFIGAYSWILLLGRNGAVTKFLSNVFGIQTPDIYGFVGIVLVLTLQLVPLVYMYLMGALKSIDNSIIEAAESMGCTGLRKMWKIIFPLILPTLLAGALLVFMRALADFGTPMLIGEGYRTIPVLIFNEFISEMGGDDGFAAAISIIVIIFAITIFLIQKYITNRKSFSMSALHPIEAKKVTGWKSILAHVYIYGFIIAAIAPQLTVIYTAFLKTSGRIFVKGYSLDSFKLALDRSGDAIKNTFSLAVVAIIFVILIAVLIAYVTVRRRNVLTNSLDVVSMIPYIVPGSVMGIALLLTFNKPPLLLSGTAMILIISFVIRRLPYTIRSSAAIVHQISPSIEEAATSLGASNLKTFFKVTFPMMLPGVISGAILSWVTIITELSTTIILYTSGTRTMSVAIYTEVIRGNYGTAAALSTILTAITVISLLIFFKLTGKKEISM